Part of the Deltaproteobacteria bacterium genome, TGGGGCACTTGCATGACATTCTTGTACCCGAATTCCTTGGTCAGCGCAGGCACGACTTCGTCTCTATAATATTCCTTCAACCCGGCCATGTCGTTATAACTCGCATATCGTCTTTGGTTTTCGGAAGATATCCTCAGGAATCTGGAGCTCCTATTTATCGATCAGCTCGTCGCAGCGGCGGCAAATTCGAGCCCTGGAGCCGTCCTCGAGCGCCTTGTGGCCGATCCGGGCCGGCTTATTGCATTTGGAACAAACCAACATCACGTTCGAAATGGCAAGCGGTGCCTCTTTTTCCAGTATTCCGCCTTTTCCTGTCTTCTGGCTGGCCCTGGAGTGACGCTTGACGATGTTCACTCTCTCAACCAACACACGCCCTTTTTCCGGGATAACGCGCAATACTCTGCCCGATTTTCCCTTATCCTTGCCGGCTATGACCATTACCTGGTCGTTCTTCTTGATCGCCGTTTTGCTCATAGTGTTTGGCTCCTAAATGACTTCCGGCGCAAGCGACACGATCTTCATGAAATTCTTCGCTCTGAGTTCCCTTGCCACAGGTCCGAAGATGCGAGTGCCAACGGGTTCCCTCTGATTATTAATCAGAACGGCGGAGTTCTTATCGAATTTTATATACGTGCCGTCAGGACGTCCAACCTCTTTGGCCGTCCGAACTACTACGGCCTTCATGACGTCCCCCTTCTTTACCCTCGAATTGGGTAAGGCTTCGCGCACCGATACCACAATGATGTCGCCCAACGAAGCATAACGTCTTCTGGAGCCTCCCAGCACCTTGATGCAAAACAGTTTCTTGGCTCCGGAATTGTCAGCCACGTCAAGGATGGTTTGCGACTGTATCATGTCTTTTCTCCGATCACGCCATCTTTTCCAGTATCTTACTCACGCGCCAATGCTTGTCTTTACTCAAGGGTCTGCTCTCCGTAATAATGACCAGATCCCCCACAGAACACGCGTTCGCTTCGTCGTGGGCTTTGTATTTCTTCAGCATTCGAATGTATTTCTTATACCTGGGTTGCTGAAATTGGCGCGCGACACTTACAATTACGGTCTTGTCCATCTTGTCACCGGTCACGACACCCGTTAACGTTTTCTTCCTTCGCAAGCGCTGTTCACTCATGAACCACTCCTGATCCTACGGCTAGGCCGCAGGCTTCTCATTCATCACGGTTTTCAAGCGCGCGATGTCTCTCTTTGTGACCTCAATTCTCATAACGTTTTCCAGCTGGCCTGTAGCATGCTGAAACTTGAGGTTAAACAACTCTTCTTTCAGCGCTTTCTCCTGCTGGACCAGTTCCTCAACGCTTAGATCTCGTAACTCCGAACTTTTCATGTTACCGCCTCCCGAACCAGGATCCTTGTTTTCAGGGGAAGCTTATGCGCTGCAAGCCTCAGGGCTTCTTTCATCGTATCCACATGGACGCCGTCCATCTCGTACAACACCCTACCCGGTCTGATAACCGCAACCCATCCCTCGGGTGCTCCTTTGCCTTTACCCATTCGGGTCTCAGTGGGCTTCTTTGTGATGGGCTTATCAGGAAACAGCCGGATCCAGATTTTGCCGCCGCGTTTTACGTGGCGGGTCATAGCAATACGCGCCGCCTCGATCTGTGGGGCTGTTATCCGACCCACTTCGAGGGCCTGCAATCCGACGCTGCCAAACTGTAAAGAGTTGCCCCGCATGGCCGCGCCCTTCATTCTGCCCTTCTGTTGCTTACGATATTTGACTTTCTTGGGGGCTAGCATGACGCGATGATCCTCATTCTTTCAGGAAAAAGACGGAACTGATATTCGAACCGACGTTCCTTATTCCTCTTCCAAAATCTCGCCTTTGAAAATAAGCACTTTTACGCCGATAATGCCGTACGTCGTCAGGGCTTCCGCGAAACCGTAATCCACGTCCGCTCGGAGCGTGTGGAGGGGCACGCGTCCTTCACGGTACCATTCCCTCCGTGCCATCTCCGCCCCGGCCAGTCGCCCGGCGCAAGAAATTTTTACACCCTGTGCTCCCAGTTTCAGCGCGCTCGTTACCGCCTTCTTCATGGCTCTTCTGAACGCTACCCGCCGCTCCAGTTGAGCGGCCACCCCTTCTGCGACCAACTGGGCGTCCACCTCGGGCTTGCGCACTTCCTGTATGTCGATCATTATGTCGCGCCGAATCAGGTTCACCAGCTCTTTCTTCAGGGCCTCGATCTCCTGACCCTTCTTCCCAATGACAATGCCCGGCCTCGAGGTATGGATAATCAGCTTGACCTTGTTGGCGGCCCGCTCGATCTGAATTTTGGAAACACCAGCATGCTGCAGCCTCTTCTTGAGGAACTTGCGGATCTGGTCGTCTTCAATCACCAGACGGGAAAATTCACGGGTGGCAAACCACCTGGAATCCCACGTTTTGTTTACCCCCAATCGGAAGCCTATCGGATTGACCTTCTGCCCCAAAGGACACCTCCCAACTCAGTTTACGCTTCTTCCAAAACAACGGTGATGTGGCTCGTGCGTTTTCGAATCCGTGTGGCTCTTCCCATAGCGCGGGGTTGCCATCGTTTCAAAGTCGGCCCCTCGTCCGCGTATGCATTCTGGATAACCAATGTATCTACATCAATATTCGGATTCTGATCGGCATTGGCAACTGCCGAATTCAACACTTTCAAGACCAACCGGGACCCCCGCTTGGGTGAATACTTCAGCAGATTCATCCCTTCCTCCACCCTCTTGCCCTTGATGAGGTCCGTTATCAATCGGGCCTTTCGGGCGGAGACTCGCAAAAATTTGCCCACTGCTCGTACACGCATGACTTCAGTTCTCCGCGGCTATCTCTTGCCTTTCATTTTGGTTTTCTTGTCGCCGGCGTGTCCATAGAAAGTTCGCGTAGGTGCGAATTCACCCAATTTGTGTCCCACCATGTTCTCAGTGACAAATACGGGTATGAACTTCTTGCCATTGTGGACCGCAAACGTGAGACCGATAAAATCGGGAATAATGGTAGAACGCCGGGACCATGTCTGGATCACTTTTCGAGAACTGGTCTCTTTGGCTCGTATGGCTTTGATTGCCAAATTCTGGTCTATAAAAGGTCCCTTTTTGAGCGATCTGGGCACGTCTACCTCCTACTTCTTCGTTCGCTTCTTAACGATATATTTATCGCTCGATTTCTTTCCGCGCGTTTTATATCCCTTTGTCGGCTTACCCCAAGGCGTCACGGGGTGCCGTCCCCCTGAGGACTTACCTTCCCCACCACCGTGCGGATGGTCGATCGGGTTCATGGCCACGCCGCGGACCTTGGGCCTGCGGCCAAGCCATCTCGAACGCCCGGCTTTTCCGATGGAGATGTTCTCGTGTTCGATGTTGCCCAATTGACCGATAGTAGCCCGGCATGCCAGAAAAACCATACGGACCTCTCCGGAAGGAAGCTTGACTTGGGCGTAACTCCCCTCTTTCGCCATTAGCTGGGCGTAACCGCCGGCGGAACGCACAAGCTGACCACCACGACCCGGGTTTAACTCGATATTGTGAATGTGCGTGCCCAGAGGGATATTTCTCAAGGGCAGGCAGTTTCCGGGCTTAATATCTGCAAACTCACCGGAAACCAGCACATCACCAAGCTGTATCTTCAGCGGGGCCAGGATATACCGCTTTTCCCCGTCCGCATAGTGCAGAAGCGCGATGCGCGTCGACCGATTCGGATCGTATTCAAGGGTGGCTACCTTGCCGGGGATATCTATCTTCTCTCTTTTAAAGTCAATCATCCGGTAACGACGTTTGTGGCCGCCGCCTCGGTGCCTGGCGGTAAGTCGACCCAATGCATTGCGGCCGCCAGTACTCTTGATCGGTCGAAGCAGGCTCCTCTCGGGAGTTGTAGTCGTGATCTCCTCGAAAGTAGCGGTCGTTTGAAATCGCCTACCCGGTGATGTTGGGTTCTGTTTTTTGAGTGCCATGAATTCCTCTTATGCGCCTTCAAAAAAGTCAATGTGGTCGCCTGGAGCCAGTTTCACCAGCGCCTTTTTCCAGTCCGGTTTCTTCCCAGGGAACCTGCCCACGCGTTTTTTCTTGCCGATCATCCTCATCGTGCGCACCGAGAGTACTTTTACATTGAAGGCCTTTTCCACAGCGCGCCAGACTTCAACTTTATTGGCCTTCGGATTCACCACGAACGCGATCTCGTTATGAGTCTCTTTCTGCGTGGTGCTCTTTTCCGTAATCAGAGGGCGTATCAGTATATCATGCAGTTCTTTCATTGGGAGCCAGCCTCTCCGTGATTTTCTCCAATGCAGAAGACAGGACGATCAGGTTCTCGTGTTTCAAGATATCGTAGACGTTAAGGCCGTCTGTCGGAAGCACCTTGATGTGCGGCACATTTCTGGATGATTTCCGCAGATTAGTATCGTCCTGGTGCACTAGAATCAACGCATTTTCTATTTGGAGCCCCCGCATGGCTTCGACAAATCGTTTGGTCTTTATTTCCTGCATCTTGAATTCGTCCAACACGACCACTTTATCGCTTTTCCGTTTGTCGGTCAGAGCCATGCAAAGTGCGAGCCTACGCACCTTCTTAGGTACTCTCTGTTGATAGGATCTCGGCTTAGGCCCGAACACTACGCCGCCTCCACGCCATAAAGGGCTCTTTCTGGTCCCGGCACGGGCCCGTCCCGTTCCTTTCTGGCGATAA contains:
- a CDS encoding 50S ribosomal protein L24 gives rise to the protein MSKTAIKKNDQVMVIAGKDKGKSGRVLRVIPEKGRVLVERVNIVKRHSRASQKTGKGGILEKEAPLAISNVMLVCSKCNKPARIGHKALEDGSRARICRRCDELIDK
- the rplN gene encoding 50S ribosomal protein L14, producing MIQSQTILDVADNSGAKKLFCIKVLGGSRRRYASLGDIIVVSVREALPNSRVKKGDVMKAVVVRTAKEVGRPDGTYIKFDKNSAVLINNQREPVGTRIFGPVARELRAKNFMKIVSLAPEVI
- the rpsQ gene encoding 30S ribosomal protein S17; amino-acid sequence: MSEQRLRRKKTLTGVVTGDKMDKTVIVSVARQFQQPRYKKYIRMLKKYKAHDEANACSVGDLVIITESRPLSKDKHWRVSKILEKMA
- the rpmC gene encoding 50S ribosomal protein L29, whose amino-acid sequence is MKSSELRDLSVEELVQQEKALKEELFNLKFQHATGQLENVMRIEVTKRDIARLKTVMNEKPAA
- the rplP gene encoding 50S ribosomal protein L16 → MLAPKKVKYRKQQKGRMKGAAMRGNSLQFGSVGLQALEVGRITAPQIEAARIAMTRHVKRGGKIWIRLFPDKPITKKPTETRMGKGKGAPEGWVAVIRPGRVLYEMDGVHVDTMKEALRLAAHKLPLKTRILVREAVT
- the rpsC gene encoding 30S ribosomal protein S3, giving the protein MGQKVNPIGFRLGVNKTWDSRWFATREFSRLVIEDDQIRKFLKKRLQHAGVSKIQIERAANKVKLIIHTSRPGIVIGKKGQEIEALKKELVNLIRRDIMIDIQEVRKPEVDAQLVAEGVAAQLERRVAFRRAMKKAVTSALKLGAQGVKISCAGRLAGAEMARREWYREGRVPLHTLRADVDYGFAEALTTYGIIGVKVLIFKGEILEEE
- the rplV gene encoding 50S ribosomal protein L22 is translated as MRVRAVGKFLRVSARKARLITDLIKGKRVEEGMNLLKYSPKRGSRLVLKVLNSAVANADQNPNIDVDTLVIQNAYADEGPTLKRWQPRAMGRATRIRKRTSHITVVLEEA
- the rpsS gene encoding 30S ribosomal protein S19, which translates into the protein MPRSLKKGPFIDQNLAIKAIRAKETSSRKVIQTWSRRSTIIPDFIGLTFAVHNGKKFIPVFVTENMVGHKLGEFAPTRTFYGHAGDKKTKMKGKR
- the rplB gene encoding 50S ribosomal protein L2, whose protein sequence is MALKKQNPTSPGRRFQTTATFEEITTTTPERSLLRPIKSTGGRNALGRLTARHRGGGHKRRYRMIDFKREKIDIPGKVATLEYDPNRSTRIALLHYADGEKRYILAPLKIQLGDVLVSGEFADIKPGNCLPLRNIPLGTHIHNIELNPGRGGQLVRSAGGYAQLMAKEGSYAQVKLPSGEVRMVFLACRATIGQLGNIEHENISIGKAGRSRWLGRRPKVRGVAMNPIDHPHGGGEGKSSGGRHPVTPWGKPTKGYKTRGKKSSDKYIVKKRTKK
- a CDS encoding 50S ribosomal protein L23, producing MKELHDILIRPLITEKSTTQKETHNEIAFVVNPKANKVEVWRAVEKAFNVKVLSVRTMRMIGKKKRVGRFPGKKPDWKKALVKLAPGDHIDFFEGA
- the rplD gene encoding 50S ribosomal protein L4 is translated as MPVVDVVNLNREKVSEVELSDAVWNVPVRISVLHQVVCGQLASRRQGTASTKGRSEVRGSGRKPYRQKGTGRARAGTRKSPLWRGGGVVFGPKPRSYQQRVPKKVRRLALCMALTDKRKSDKVVVLDEFKMQEIKTKRFVEAMRGLQIENALILVHQDDTNLRKSSRNVPHIKVLPTDGLNVYDILKHENLIVLSSALEKITERLAPNERTA